One genomic segment of Coffea arabica cultivar ET-39 chromosome 6e, Coffea Arabica ET-39 HiFi, whole genome shotgun sequence includes these proteins:
- the LOC113694631 gene encoding uncharacterized protein produces MSTWLSSFSLPNPFKSDSDSDDGDRDDQDNKPSTTRHSPALASPNSASSPPSGVKQDLSALSQTFSYHLRGVAAFLAPPPASQRQNAGDFNSNYTSTTAGDGYATASPPSESETITGIRKDLEEIGGSFKSLFSSSSNKAVSGISKLATNLLQFQGDVIDEGEGEGEEEDLEEQDVAGIREELVDFAREISLRPELWTEFPLSLPNDFDMSDNQRSHAATIEDLVPSIGTLRRTCSHLRDGQFWMIYFILLLPRLNETDMDLLSTSEIIEVRETLLLKLRNKSNAQVASGISETVNTPALSQEMSAIQEDKSLSEQKDASAETANTTKEREVETGKNGMRLKDEDAGVPESLDGQKRPQNEDDVSFSDLEDEDNDPSDKVSGFRRTQNGRGSSASESSEWVRLTENSGAQGGQNNPGLSTRRGKDSEGEESNDWLTVDDIDLDNLAAA; encoded by the exons atgtcTACCTGGCTCTCATCATTTTCTCTACCCAACCCTTTCAAATCAGATTCTGACTCCGACGACGGCGATCGCGACGATCAAGACAATAAACCCTCGACAACCCGCCACTCTCCTGCACTCGCCTCACCCAATTCTGCCTCTTCTCCTCCCTCCGGCGTCAAACAGGACCTTTCTGCCCTCTCTCAGACCTTCTCCTACCATCTCCGGGGAGTCGCCGCCTTTTTGGCCCCTCCCCCGGCCTCCCAACGTCAGAATGCCGGTGACTTCAACAGTAATTACACTTCCACGACTGCAGGTGATGGTTATGCGACGGCGTCGCCTCCCTCGGAATCTGAAACTATCACTGGAATAAGAAAGGACTTGGAGGAAATCGGTGGCAGCTTTAAATCcctcttctcttcttcttccaaCAAAGCCGTTTCTGGGATTTCGAAGCTTGCTACTAATCTTCTACAGTTCCAAGGTGACGTCATCGAtgaaggagaaggagaaggtGAAGAAGAGGACCTAGAAGAACAGGACGTTGCCGGAATTAGGGAGGAACTTGTGGACTTTGCTCGGGAAATTTCTCTACGGCCTGAGCTTTGGACAGAATTTCCTCTTTCTCTACCAAATG ATTTTGACATGTCTGATAATCAAAGATCACATGCTGCAACTATTGAGGATTTGGTGCCTAGTATTGGGACTTTGAGGAGGACTTGCAGTCATTTGCGTGATGGGCAATTCTGGATGATATATTTTATATTGTTGCTTCCCAGATTGAATGAGACTGACATGGATCTTCTATCAACTTCTGAG ATCATTGAAGTGAGAGAGACACTTCTGCTGAAACTGCGGAACAAGAGTAATGCACAAGTGGCTTCTGGTATCTCTGAAACTGTCAATACCCCTGCTTTAAGTCAAGAGATGAGTGCAATACAAGAAGATAAAAGTTTATCTGAGCAGAAAGATGCATCAGCTGAGACTGCAAACACTACAAAAGAGAGAGAAGTTGAAACTGGGAAAAATGGAATGAGATTAAAAGATGAAGATGCTGGTGTACCCGAATCCTTAGATGGTCAGAAACGTCCTCAAAATGAGGATGATGTTTCCTTCAGTGATCTAGAGGATGAAGATAATGATCCATCAGATAAAGTTTCTGGGTTTAGGCGGACACAAAATGGAAGAGGTTCATCAGCCAGTGAATCAAGTGAATGGGTTAGATTAACTGAAAATTCTGGAGCTCAGGGTGGTCAGAATAACCCGGGATTGTCAACCAGGCGAGGCAAAGATTCAGAAGGTGAGGAGTCAAACGACTGGCTCACTGTGGATGATATCGATTTAGACAACTTAGCAGCTGCTTGA
- the LOC113696207 gene encoding putative clathrin assembly protein At5g35200, whose product MSGGGTQKSLRKTLGALKDTTTVSLAKINSDYKELDIAIVKATNHVERPAKEKHIRAIFAAISATRPRADVAYCIHALARRLARTHNWAVALKTLVVIHRALREVDPTFQEELINYGRSRSHMFNMSHFKDDSSPNAWDYSAWVRTYALFLEERLECFRVLKYDIETDRPRTKDLDTPELLEQLPSLQQLLFRVLGCQPQGAAVHNFVIQLALSMVASESIKIYNAISDGTVNLVDKFFEMQRHDALKALDIYRRAGQQAESLSEFYEVCKSLDVGRGERFIKIEQPPASFLQAMEEYVREAPRSSTVRRDSTVDKVTLAIEYKKTPEVKEEVSPSPPPPPEPEPEPQPIKVEAPVVEPPDLLGLNDPVPAASELDEKNAMALAIVPVGVAEQPASTGLTNGTTGWELALVTAPSSNESATTASKLAGGLDKLTLDSLYDDAIRRSNQQTVSYNPWETTAPMGGPMMLPRAHDPFYASNTVAAPPSVQMVAMANQQQNFMLQQQQQVMMMGPQQPGNPFGNQYGAGVHPYGSGMPVRAYNPYSGLI is encoded by the exons ATGTCTGGAGGAGGGACACAGAAAAGCTTGCGTAAAACTCTTGGAGCACTTAAGGATACCACGACTGTTAGTTTGGCTAAAATAAATAGTGATTACAAG GAATTGGACATTGCCATTGTTAAGGCAACAAATCATGTTGAGCGACcagcaaaagaaaaacacaTAAGAG CTATTTTTGCTGCTATTTCGGCTACCAGACCACGAGCTGATGTTGCATACTGCATCCATGCTCTGGCAAGACGATTAGCAAGGACACATAACTGGGCG GTTGCCTTGAAAACTTTGGTAGTCATCCATCGTGCTTTAAGAGAGGTGGACCCAACATTCCAGGAAGAACTTATAAATTATGGTAGAAGCAGAAGCCACATGTTCAACATGTCTCATTTCAAGGATGATTCGAGTCCAAATG CATGGGACTATTCTGCTTGGGTGCGCACCTATGCATTATTCTTGGAGGAAAGGCTGGAGTGTTTCCGGGTGTTAAAGTATGATATTGAGACAGATCGTCCG AGAACTAAAGATCTGGATACTCCAGAGTTGCTTGAACAATTGCCCTCTTTGCAGCAGCTTCTGTTTCGTGTTCTTGGTTGCCAG CCACAAGGAGCAGCAGTTCACAATTTTGTGATTCAGTTGGCACTTTCAATG GTTGCTTCTGAAAGCATCAAAATTTATAATGCTATTAGTGATGGCACAGTTAATTTGGTTGACAAG TTTTTTGAGATGCAACGTCATGATGCTCTTAAGGCTCTGGATATCTACCGCAGGGCTGGCCAGCAG GCCGAGAGTCTATCAGAATTTTATGAAGTATGTAAAAGCCTTGACGTTGGACGTGGTGAACGTTTTATCAAGATCGAACAG CCCCCTGCATCATTTCTACAAGCCATGGAGGAGTATGTGAGAGAAGCACCTCGATCTTCAACAGTTCGTAGGGATTCG ACAGTTGACAAAGTAACTTTAGCCATTGAGTACAAAAAGACTCCAGAAGTGAAAGAGGAAGTCTCACCTTCCCCACCCCCTCCGCCTGAACCTGAACCTGAACCACAACCCATCAAAGTGGAAGCTCCTGTTGTGGAACCACCAGACTTGTTG GGTCTGAATGATCCAGTTCCAGCAGCCTCAGAGTTAGATGAGAAGAATGCCATGGCTTTAGCCATTGTACCAGTTG GTGTAGCTGAACAGCCAGCTTCTACTGGTTTGACCAATGGAACTACAGGCTGGGAGTTGGCACTAGTTACTGCTCCTAGTTCAAATGAAAGTGCCACGACTGCCAGCAAATTG GCTGGTGGGCTGGACAAACTTACATTAGACAGCTTATATGATGATGCAATTAGAAGAAGCAACCAGCAGACAGTAAGCTATAATCCATGGGAAACAACAGCACCAATGGGCGGTCCAATGATGCTACCAAGAGCACATGATCCGTTCTATGCGTCCAATACAGTGGCTGCACCGCCTTCTGTACAAATGGTAGCCATGGCCAACCAGCAACAGAATTTTATGTTGCAGCAGCAACAGCAGGTGATGATGATGGGCCCACAACAACCCGGTAATCCTTTTGGCAACCAATATGGAGCTGGTGTTCACCCCTACGGCTCAGGCATGCCTGTTCGAGCATACAATCCATACTCAGGCCTCATTTGA